The following coding sequences are from one Epinephelus fuscoguttatus linkage group LG7, E.fuscoguttatus.final_Chr_v1 window:
- the ncoa6 gene encoding nuclear receptor coactivator 6 isoform X4, giving the protein MAHRRTPPQLSQRTEYLEHDNDSDRDSGVGEDAGEDADSCHGGTVTEEETVNKQDGRGENSGEGEDFTVFVAFQGNMEDEDFTHKLDTILSGIPNMLDMGSERLQPQHVEPWNSVRVTFNIPRDAAERLRLLAQNNQQQLRDLGILSVQIEGEGAINVAVGPNRGQEVRVNGPIGAPGQMRMEVGFPGQPGPGGVRMPNPAMVPPGPGMAGQAMVPGSSGQMHPRVPRPSSQTGSDVMDPMMPGMSVQQQQQLQHQQAGPHASGPMPPQAAHHMQALQGGRPLNPAALQQLQQQHHQQQQAQQQAQLSQLGPRPPFNPAGQMAVPPGWNQLPSGVLQPPAAQGGPAWRKPPPQAQMVQRPPSLATVQTPSHPPPPYPFGSQQAGQVFSAMGQGQLQQQQQTGVGQFAAPQPKGPQAGPGGVAGPPRPPPPLPPTSGPQGNLTAKSPGSSSSPFQQGSPGTPPMMAQRPTTPQGFPQGVGSPGRAALGQQGNMQQGFMGMPQHGQPGAQVHPGMPKRPMGFPNPNFVQGQVSASAPGTPGGGAGQQLQSSQAMTHTGAPPSVSTPNSMQGPPHAQSNVMGVQSSMAGLPPGTTAGPSMGQQQPGLQTQMMGLQHQAQPVSSSPSQKVQGQGGGQTVLSRPLSQGQRGGMTPPKQMMPQQGQGVMHGQGQMVGGQGHQAMLLQQQQQQQQQQQQNSMMEQMVANQMQGNKQAFGGKIPAGVMPGQMMRGPAPNVQGNMAQFQGQVGPQQLTPQQQQQMAQLQQQQLQQQQQHQLQQQQLQQQQQQQHQQMNQQQPQQVPIAGNPNQAMGMHGQQMRLPAGHPLIQQQLQQQQLQQQKQQQQAMLQQQQQQQQQQQQQQAAQQQQAAQQHPHPLGDPNSGTGDLGVQQMVPDMQAQQQGMMGGPQHMQMGNGHFAGHGMNFNSQFPGQMQMGGPCVQPGGFPVSKDVTLTSPLLVNLLQSDISASQFGPGGKQGAGGANQAKPKKKKPARKKKPKEGDGQQQVEGLGGLDVAAGMEDSELPNLGGEQSLALDNSSQKLPDFANRPAGFPGQPGDQRVLQQVPMQFMQQQQQQQQQQQQQQQQQQQQQQQQQQQMQHMQQQQIQQQQQQMQQQQIQQQMQQQQMQQQQQQQLQQQQQQQQQQQQMQQQQQMQQMQMQGLQNAPGQQGMTGPQTPGQGQPQMHPHQLQQQQTQQPHLQQQQQQQMMMMLKIQQEQAKNRMSIPPGGQLPPRGMGNPPEVQRLPVSQQGNMPVMISLQGHGGVPPSPDKARGMPLMVNPQLAGAARRMSHPDVGQGPQGTGSEEASAGAHLKQDRPGGPETGVQPGNGTQQMMANQGTNTHMMKQGPGPSPMPQHTGASPQQQLPSQPQQGGPMPGLHFPSVPTTSQSSRPKTPNRASPRPYHHPLTPTNRPPSTEPSEINLSPERLNASIAGLFPPKINIPLPPRQPNLNRGFDQQGLNPTTLKAIGQAPPSLTLPGSNNNGSVGGSNTNNSQQPFPTGAGGAGAKQDKQPGGQGKRASPSNSRRSSPASSRKSATPSPGRQKGTKMAISCPPPQQQLVNPQGQTMMLSPTSVPPSPVSMPSQVSVGMETQQTQCPFHGMQGNPAEGVRESQGIMTAEQRQMPQSQPQPQPLRELSAPRMASPRFPVPQQPKPELELQAGTVDRHPAHTTAMQDSEASPSLRAAPTSLNQLLDNSGIPNMPHRPIQSNTGRDVMGKDSPKSALEQERALHSNPQSTDMSAAVATTATINESEAKPKPAVPVPTSSPNLQPVSISSSHPSTNLTSNIIPNLSQNPVASPDKSRVSPSPNVNPTPSLCPTLSTNTNATTSVSPNQVTSSQSSPVSVVSTSSNSSSALNPATSSLKPSPSPKPVTSVHSVIQIPASSSTISPNQITVFVTSNPITSATTPQAPTSMVSTMVAVPNKNIRPQDIRQQAPVPRPPQFLTTPVFINPIFQVPGASVTPNTTMVSQSVTMVGPIQVSTTNIQLSPAPSSTQSSGTNMTSAQPVRSAVGQIQLATSVSSSVPVGTPPAPQQINPGAPKTENLGETSSAQKPSLPVQQPSPHPSPATSSPFQPPLASPPLCSSPGAANTIRKSPMSPSPTAQVKSKSAQPAAVVSGPTDSQQSPVERPTQGPTGAVPQQVFHPPANPAIQIDALAPHTTTATAASNNITSPAASSPIPVPGQVAVPTQIVIQAPVPAPVAVSSQAQAVTSQTPVVTVVGATTGVSSATLPSTVALVQSPVPSIVSIVAGSGSALEVTPTTSSPVANPNGVPQVQSDPPATENPMPPTAASAETTQTTPAPIQQEVPQSQEPAASEKTGEEVSTGSEQGWAKKRKTPINLVPRAAVEKPKGPSRRSSRAEKEVEEEPVADSGIRKRSARPGTSAAVKETGASPTQAKRRKSK; this is encoded by the exons ATGGCGCATCGACGTACCCCACCTCAGCTGTCccagaggacagagtacctggagCATGATAATGATTCCGACAGGGACTCTGGTGTTGGGGAGGATGCAGGGGAGGATGCTGACAGTTGCCATGGAGGCACTgtaacagaagaggagacagtCAACAAGCAAGATGGCAGGGGAGAAAACAGCGGGGAGGGGGAAGATTTTACGGTTTTTGTTGCATTTCAAGGGAATATGGAAGATGAGGACTTCACTCACAAACTTGACACTATCCTCAGTGGGATACCAAACATGCTTGATATGG GCTCTGAGAGGCTACAGCCACAACATGTGGAGCCGTGGAACAGTGTGCGGGTTACCTTCAACATTCCTCGGGATGCTGCGGAGCGACTCAGACTGTTGGCCCAGAAcaaccagcagcagctcagagacCTGGGGATCCTCTCTGTGCAGATCGAAG GGGAAGGGGCCATCAATGTGGCTGTGGGACCAAATAGAGGACAAGAAGTCCGAGTGAATGGACCAATTGGAGCACCTGGCCAGATGAGAATGGAGGTTGGCTTTCCAGGTCAGCCTGGTCCAG GAGGAGTAAGGATGCCTAATCCAGCAATGGTTCCCCCGGGGCCTGGCATGGCAGGTCAGGCTATGGTACCAGGCAGCAGTGGACAGATGCACCCTCGTGTTCCAAGACCATCTTCACAGACAGGTTCAG ATGTGATGGATCCAATGATGCCAGGTATGTCAgttcagcagcaacagcaacttCAGCACCAACAGGCTGGTCCCCATGCCTCAGGCCCAATGCCTCCTCAGGCTGCCCATCACATGCAGGCTCTGCAGGGTGGGAGACCACTCAACcctgctgctctgcagcagctacaacaacaacatcaccaACAGCAACAAGCTCAGCAGCAAGCTCAGCTCTCCCAGCTCGGACCTAGACCTCCATTCAACCCAGCGGGCCAGATGGCTGTGCCTCCTGGCTGGAACCAGTTGCCCTCTGGGGTCCTCCAGCCACCAGCGGCACAAGGAGGCCCTGCCTGGAGAAAGCCCCCACCCCAAGCCCAAATGGTTCAACGTCCACCCTCCCTTGCAACAGTTCAGACTCCCAGCCACCCTCCGCCCCCTTACCCATTTGGCAGCCAGCAGGCTGGGCAGGTATTCAGTGCCATGGGTCAGGGACAAttacagcaacagcagcagacaggagTGGGTCAGTTTGCTGCCCCCCAGCCTAAAGGCCCTCAGGCTGGCCCTGGTGGTGTCGCAGGACCGCCCAGACCCCCTCCGCCCCTTCCACCAACTTCTGGTCCGCAGGGCAACCTCACTGCCAAGTCCCCTGGTTCGTCTTCGTCTCCTTTTCAGCAGGGTTCACCAGGGACTCCTCCCATGATGGCTCAGAGACCTACAACACCACAGGGTTTCCCCCAGGGCGTTGGATCACCAGGAAGAGCAGCCCTCGGCCAACAGGGTAACATGCAACAAGGATTCATGGGAATGCCCCAGCATGGACAGCCTGGGGCCCAAGTTCACCCTG GCATGCCAAAGCGTCCCATGGGCTTTCCGAACCCAAACTTTGTCCAAGGTCAGGTGAGTGCCAGCGCTCCAGGAACCCCTGGTGGAGGAGCCGGTCAGCAGCTACAGAGCAGCCAAGCGATGACTCACACAG GAGCTCCACCATCAGTCTCCACACCTAACTCAATGCAGGGTCCACCCCATGCCCAATCCAATGTTATGGGTGTACAAAGTAGCATGGCTGGTCTGCCACCTGGTACAACTGCTGGGCCTAGTATGGGCCAGCAACAACCTGGCCTCCAGACCCAGATGATGGGCCTCCAGCATCAGGCCCAGCCCGTGTCCTCCTCCCCCAGCCAGAAGGTTCAAGGCCAAGGTGGAGGTCAGACTGTCCTCTCAAGGCCCCTCAGTCAAGGGCAGAGAGGAGGGATGACCCCACCCAAGCAAATGATGCCTCAGCAAGGCCAGGGGGTGATGCATGGGCAGGGTCAGATGGTTGGAGGCCAAGGGCATCAGGCCATGCtcctgcaacaacaacagcagcagcagcaacagcaacaacagaacTCCATGATGGAGCAAATGGTTGCCAACCAGATGCAAGGCAACAAGCAGGCATTTGGAGGCAAGATTCCAGCTGGGGTCATGCCTGGCCAGATGATGCGTGGCCCTGCTCCAAATGTTCAAGGTAACATGGCTCAATTCCAGGGCCAAGTTGGCCCTCAGCAGCTGActccacaacagcagcagcaaatggCTCAACTTCAACAACAGCAgttacaacagcagcaacagcaccagctgcaacagcagcagttgcagcagcagcaacaacagcaacaccaGCAGATGAACCAGCAACAGCCCCAGCAGGTTCCTATCGCTGGCAATCCTAATCAAGCCATGGGCATGCATGGGCAACAAATGAGGCTCCCCGCTGGTCATCCTCTTATCCAACAACAGttgcaacagcagcagttacagcagcagaaacaacagcaacaggccatgttgcagcagcagcagcagcaacaacaacaacaacaacaacaacaggcagCTCAACAACAACAGGCAGCTCAACAACACCCACATCCTTTGGGAGATCCTAATAGTGGCACAGGGGACTTGGGGGTCCAACAGATGGTCCCTGATATGCAGGCACAGCAGCAAGGCATGATGGGAGGCCCTCAGCACATGCAGATGGGAAATGGCCACTTTGCAGGTCATGGCATGAACTTTAACTCACAGTTCCCAGGTCAGATGCAGATGGGGGGACCCTGTGTACAGCCAGGGGGCTTTCCCGTCAGCAAGGATGTAACACTGACTAGCCCACTGCTGGTCAACCTGCTGCAGAGTGATATCTCAGCCAGCCAGTTTGGGCCTGGAGGAAAACAGGGAGCAGGCGGGGCCAATCAAGCCAAACCCAAAAAGAAGAAACCTGCACGGAAGAAGAAGCCCAAAGAGGGAGATGGACAACAGCAAGTAGAGGGACTTGG tggtCTTGATGTGGCTGCTGGCATGGAGGATTCTGAACTGCCAAATCTGGGTGGTGAACAGAGTTTGGCCTTAGACAACTCAAGCCAGAAACTCCCAGATTTTGCCAACAGACCTGCAG GCTTTCCTGGCCAACCTGGAGACCAGAGAGTGTTGCAGCAGGTACCCATGCAGTTtatgcagcaacaacaacaacaacagcagcagcagcagcagcagcagcagcaacaacaacaacag caacaacaacagcaacaacaaatgcagcacatgcaacagcagcagatacaacaacaacaacaacaaatgcagcagcagcagatacaacaacaaatgcaacagcaacaaatgcaacagcaacagcagcaacaattacagcaacaacaacaacagcagcagcagcaacagcagatgcagcaacagcagcagatgcaACAGATGCAGATGCAGGGTCTCCAGAATGCTCCAGGGCAGCAGGGGATGACAGGGCCGCAAACACCAGGTCAAGGCCAGCCTCAGATGCACCCgcatcagctgcagcagcagcaaactcAACAGCCACACCTGCAACAGCAG CAACAAcagcagatgatgatgatgctgaagATACAGCAGGAGCAGGCAAAGAATCGCATGTCCATTCCTCCAGGAGGGCAGCTTCCTCCTCGGGGCATGGGCAATCCGCCCGAGGTGCAGAGGCTTCCAGTGTCACAACAAGGCAACATGCCTGTAATGATCAGCCTTCAGGGGCATGGAGGGGTACCGCCGTCACCTGACAAAGCCAGAGGGATGCCCCTGATGGTGAACCCACAG CTTGCAGGTGCTGCACGAAGAATGTCCCATCCTGATGTAGGGCAGGGCCCTCAAGGCACTGGATCTGAGGAGGCCTCTGCCGGGGCCCACTTGAAGCAGGACAGACCTGGTGGCCCAGAAACTGGGGTGCAGCCTGGTAATGGGACCCAACAGATGATGGCTAACCAGGGCACCAACACTCATATGATGAAGCAAGGTCCTGGTCCATCACCAATGCCCCAACACACCGGAGCCAGTCCCCAGCAACAGTTACCTAGTCAGCCTCAGCAAGGAGGCCCCATGCCTGGCCTTCATTTCCCCAGTGTCCCCACAACCTCACAGAGCTCCAGGCCCAAAACCCCCAACAGAGCCAGCCCCAGGCCGTACCACCATCCCCTCACCCCAACTAATCGTCCACCCAGTACTGAGCCCTCTGAAATCAACCTCTCACCCGAGAGGCTAAATGCCTCCATTGCAGGGCTCTTTCCTCCTAAAATCAACATTCCTTTACCTCCCAGGCAGCCTAACCTAAACAGGGGATTTGATCAGCAAGGTCTTAACCCAACAACTTTGAAGGCCATTGGGCAGGCCCCTCCTAGCTTAACTTTACCAGgcagcaacaacaatggcagtGTGGGTGGAAGTAACACTAACAACAGTCAACAGCCTTTCCCtacaggagcaggaggagcaggcgCTAAACAAGACAAGCAGCCTGGAGGGCAGGGTAAGAGGGCAAGTCCTAGCAATAGTCGGAGGTCAAGTCCAGCCTCTAGCCGCAAGTCAGCCACCCCAAGTCCAGGGAGACAAAAGGGGACAAAGATGGCCATCAGCTGCCCTCCCCCCCAGCAGCAGTTGGTCAACCCTCAAGGGCAAACCATGATGCTAAGCCCCACATCAGTACCGCCAAGTCCAGTATCTATGCCTTCACAAGTAAGTGTGGgcatggaaacacagcagacCCAGTGCCCCTTCCACGGGATGCAAGGTAACCCTGCTGAGGGAGTCAGGGAAAGTCAGGGAATAATGACAGCAGAGCAGCGACAGATGCCTCAGTCTCAGCCCCAACCACAGCCATTGAGGGAGTTATCAGCTCCCAGAATGGCAAGTCCTCGTTTCCCTGTGCCTCAGCAGCCCAAACCTGAATTGGAATTGCAGGCTGGCACAGTTGATAGGCACCCAGCACACACAACAGCTATGCAGGACTCCGAGGCCTCGCCTTCTCTCAGGGCAGCTCCAACCTCCCTCAACCAGTTACTGGATAACTCGGGTATCCCTAACATGCCTCATCGGCCAATACAGAGTAATACTGGTAGGGATGTCATGGGAAAGGACAGCCCCAAGTCTGCTTTGGAGCAAGAGAGAGCACTCCACAGTAATCCCCAGAGTACAGACatgtctgctgctgttgctaCCACTGCCACTATAAATGAATCGGAAGCTAAACCCAAACCTGCTGTCCCAGTCCCTACCAGCAGTCCTAATTTGCAGCCTGTGTCAATTTCCAGCTCGCACCCTAGCACTAACTTGACCTCTAATATTATCCCCAACCTTAGCCAGAATCCTGTCGCCAGTCCTGACAAATCCCGTGTCAGTCCCAGTCCGAATGTAAACCCAACACCTTCCCTCTGCCCCACTCTCAGTACTAACACTAATGCCACCACAAGTGTAAGCCCCAACCAAGTCACTTCCAGTCAAAGCAGTCCTGTTTCAGTTGTTAGTACCAGTTCTAACTCCAGCTCTGCTCTAAACCCTGCCACCTCTTCCCTAAAACCAAGCCCCAGTCCTAAACCTGTGACAAGTGTTCACTCAGTTATACAGATCCCTGCCTCCTCTAGCACAATTTCCCCCAACCAGATCACTGTATTTGTCACCTCTAACCCCATCACCTCTGCCACTACTCCTCAGGCACCCACATCTATGGTATCCACCATGGTGGCTGTCCCTAACAAGAACATTAGACCTCAGGACATCCGGCAGCAGGCCCCAGTCCCCCGACCTCCTCAGTTTCTCACCACCCCTGTATTTATCAACCCAATTTTCCAGGTCCCAGGTGCATCTGTGACTCCCAATACCACTATGGTATCACAGTCAGTCACCATGGTTGGGCCTATACAAGTGTCCACTACAAATATCCAACTTTCTCCTGCTCCAAGCTCCACCCAGTCCTCAGGGACTAACATGACCAGTGCTCAGCCTGTCAGAAGTGCTGTTGGACAGATCCAGCTTGCCACTAGCGTGTCCTCATCAGTCCCAGTTGGAACTCCCCCAGCTCCTCAGCAAATTAACCCAGGGGCTCCCAAAACAGAAAATCTAGGTGAGACCAGTTCTGCTCAGAAACCTAGTCTCCCAGTCCAGCAGCCATCTCCCCATCCAAGCCCTGCAACATCATCTCCCTTTCAGCCACCCCTAGCttcacctcctctctgctctaGCCCTGGAGCCGCTAACACCATTCGAAAGAGTCCCATGTCTCCATCTCCCACTGCCCAAGTGAAAAGTAAATCCGCACAGCCTGCTGCAGTTGTTTCTGGTCCAACTGATTCCCAGCAGAGTCCTGTAGAAAGGCCTACGCAGGGGCCCACTGGGGCTGTGCCTCAACAGGTCTTTCATCCTCCTGCTAATCCTGCCATTCAGATTGACGCACTAGCTCCCcatactactactgctactgctgcttcaaACAACATCACTTCACCTGCTGCCTCCTCTCCAATCCCAGTCCCTGGCCAAGTGGCTGTTCCtactcagattgttattcagGCTCCAGTGCCTGCACCAGTTGCAGTCTCTAGCCAGGCCCAGGCTGTAACCTCTCAAACTCCTGTTGTCACTGTAGTTGGTGCTACCACTGGTGTCTCCTCTGCTACTTTGCCCTCTACGGTTGCTCTTGTACAAAGTCCTGTACCGTCCATTGTTTCAATTGTTGCTGGATCTGGATCTGCTCTGGAGGTTACCCCAACCACATCCTCTCCTGTTGCTAACCCCAACGGAGTTCCACAAGTTCAGTCGGACCCCCCAGCTACGGAGAACCCCATGCCACCAACTGCTGCATCTGCTGAAACCACTCAGACCACCCCAG CACCTATTCAACAAGAAGTCCCACAGTCCCAGGAACCTGCTGCCAGTGAGAAGACAG GTGAAGAGGTCTCGACAGGTTCCGAGCAAGG ATgggcaaagaaaagaaagacgCCCATCAACTTAGTCCCAAG GGCGGCTGTGGAGAAGCCCAAGGGACCGAGCAGACGCAGCTCCCGGGCagagaaggaggtggaggaggagccaGTAGCAGACAGCGGCATTAGGAAGAGATCAGCAAGGCCTGGAACCAGTGCTGCTGTGAAAG AAACTGGAGCCAGCCCCACCCAGGCCAAACGAAGGAAGTCTAAATAG